In Eleutherodactylus coqui strain aEleCoq1 chromosome 4, aEleCoq1.hap1, whole genome shotgun sequence, the following are encoded in one genomic region:
- the RBP4 gene encoding retinol-binding protein 4: MDLKVFGLLLALCYFGSAVAYRSHDRDCRVSNFRVMQDFDKYRYAGTWYAVAKKDPEGLFLLDNIVANFYVDEDGKMTATAKGRVKLLRSVEMCANMVGTFQETEDPAKFKMKYYGVAAILEKGLDDHWVLDTDYDNYAIHYSCREENEDGTCLDSYSFIFSRDVNGLTPEIQRIVRRKQEEVCLDRKYRVVVHNGYCDAQD; the protein is encoded by the exons ATGGACTTAAAAGTTTTTGGGCTATTACTTGCCCTGTGCTATTTTGGAAGCGCTGTAGCCTACAGATCTCATGACAGAGATTGCCGTGTGAGCAACTTCAGGGTGATGCAAGATTTTGACAAATATCGG TATGCTGGGACTTGGTATGCAGTAGCCAAGAAGGATCCAGAAGGACTGTTTCTTCTCGATAACATAGTGGCTAATTTCTATGTCGACGAAGATGGAAAAATGACGGCAACAGCCAAAGGAAGAGTCAAACTTTTGAG ATCTGTAGAAATGTGTGCTAATATGGTGGGCACATTCCAAGAGACCGAAGACCCTGCTAAATTCAAGATGAAGTATTATGGTGTTGCCGCCATCCTGGAAAAAGGAC TTGATGACCACTGGGTGCTGGATACTGACTATGACAACTACGCCATCCACTATTCATGTCGTGAGGAAAACGAGGATGGCACATGTTTAGACAGCTACTCCTTCATCTTCTCACGTGATGTCAATGGCCTGACTCCGGAGATACAAAGAATTGTTAGGAGAAAGCAGGAGGAGGTCTGCTTGGACCGGAAATACAGAGTTGTTGTCCACAATG GGTACTGTGATGCACAGGACTAA